The following coding sequences lie in one Thermogemmatispora onikobensis genomic window:
- a CDS encoding CaiB/BaiF CoA transferase family protein, which translates to MTQPLSGIRVLDLSRLLPGGYASQLLADFGADVIKVEEPGSGDYGRHMPPHGPGGMGLAFLAVNRNKRSLTLNLKSEEGRAIFLRLVRSADVLLESFRPGVMARLGLGYEQLREIRPELIYCAISGYGQDGPYSQRAGHDLNYLGYAGLLHYNRDQEGRPVMPPTQLADLAGGGLMAVIGILTALVGRSQTGQGRLVDVSMTEGAMALLPLAISGYLTTGQAPQPGHSPLDGGLPCYNIYETRDGGYITLAALEPKFWHAFCTRIGHLELLPFHTPVGPEERQQAIAILQSIFKTRTRDEWLAELADLDACVGPVYSLEEALTDPHTQARGVAHMSEIAGEPLGTLRPFPRLSETPPEARFQPPQLGEHSVALLSELGYSQEEIASFRTRGII; encoded by the coding sequence ATGACCCAGCCTCTGAGCGGCATTCGTGTACTCGACCTCTCCCGCCTCTTGCCTGGAGGCTACGCTTCCCAATTGTTGGCCGACTTTGGAGCTGATGTCATCAAGGTCGAAGAGCCTGGCAGCGGCGACTACGGACGGCACATGCCCCCCCACGGTCCCGGCGGTATGGGCCTGGCCTTTCTGGCAGTCAACCGGAATAAGCGCAGCCTGACGCTGAACCTCAAGTCTGAGGAGGGCCGGGCCATCTTCCTGCGCCTGGTACGCAGCGCCGATGTCCTGCTGGAAAGCTTCCGCCCGGGGGTCATGGCGCGCCTCGGCCTGGGCTATGAGCAGCTCCGTGAGATTCGCCCCGAGCTGATCTACTGCGCCATTAGCGGCTACGGCCAGGATGGACCCTACAGCCAGCGCGCTGGCCACGACCTGAATTATCTCGGCTACGCCGGGCTGCTGCACTACAACCGCGATCAAGAGGGGAGGCCGGTCATGCCCCCAACCCAGCTAGCCGATCTGGCCGGCGGTGGCCTGATGGCCGTGATCGGTATCCTCACAGCCCTCGTCGGGCGCAGCCAGACCGGTCAGGGACGCCTGGTCGATGTCTCCATGACAGAGGGAGCGATGGCCCTCCTCCCCCTGGCCATCAGCGGCTACCTGACAACGGGCCAGGCCCCCCAACCTGGACACTCTCCCCTCGATGGTGGCCTGCCCTGCTACAATATTTATGAGACAAGAGATGGGGGCTACATTACTCTGGCCGCCCTCGAACCGAAATTCTGGCACGCCTTCTGCACGCGCATCGGCCACCTGGAGCTGCTGCCCTTCCATACACCCGTCGGCCCCGAGGAGCGCCAACAGGCGATCGCCATTCTACAAAGCATCTTCAAAACCAGAACACGCGATGAATGGCTGGCCGAGCTGGCCGATCTCGACGCCTGCGTCGGGCCGGTTTATTCTCTGGAAGAGGCGCTCACTGACCCCCACACACAGGCCCGCGGGGTCGCCCACATGAGCGAAATCGCCGGCGAACCCCTCGGCACCCTGCGCCCTTTCCCGCGTCTCTCCGAGACGCCCCCAGAAGCGCGCTTCCAGCCGCCACAGCTGGGTGAGCACAGCGTCGCGCTCCTGAGCGAACTGGGCTATAGCCAGGAAGAGATCGCCTCCTTCCGCACGCGGGGCATCATTTGA